One Natronococcus sp. CG52 DNA window includes the following coding sequences:
- a CDS encoding mandelate racemase/muconate lactonizing enzyme family protein encodes MSVVIDTVKAIGLTAPPAEPFGYSQEWVTERTSTLVRIEASDGTVGWGECWGPIAGTRETITDFFTPQLEGEDPLAVERIYEDLYEASRAAYMSTIPLPAISGIDIALWDLRGKLLNQSIADLLGGRRRDAVRAYATGHYFKHGHALEEQYDRIAAEAADNAAEFGAVKAKIGLELLGYGHEADIELVRRIRDAIGPDVALFVDANYAYDTATARTVGRALEDMNIGFFEEPVRPQNVDGYVHLRDTLEIPVAGGECHGPRDFERLLENNAVDIAQPDLCNVGGITAANRVAHAAAAAHVQVIPHVWGTPVALAASLQLIATLPGDPWIEFDTSSNPLRDSLSPDPICATDGTVQVPTGPGLGINLDSTAVDQYRVSD; translated from the coding sequence ATGTCAGTTGTAATCGATACTGTCAAAGCGATCGGCCTCACTGCACCACCAGCAGAACCGTTTGGGTACTCCCAGGAATGGGTAACGGAACGTACTTCCACGCTAGTTCGAATCGAGGCGAGCGATGGGACGGTTGGTTGGGGCGAATGTTGGGGCCCGATCGCCGGTACACGAGAGACCATTACAGACTTTTTTACCCCACAGCTCGAGGGGGAGGATCCACTCGCCGTCGAGAGAATATACGAAGATCTGTACGAAGCAAGCCGAGCCGCGTATATGTCTACGATTCCACTCCCTGCGATTAGTGGGATTGATATCGCGCTCTGGGACCTTCGAGGGAAACTTCTGAACCAATCGATTGCGGACCTCCTCGGCGGTCGGCGCCGGGATGCCGTTCGTGCGTATGCGACAGGTCACTACTTCAAACATGGACACGCTCTCGAAGAGCAGTACGATCGAATCGCAGCAGAGGCTGCAGACAACGCGGCCGAATTCGGTGCAGTCAAAGCGAAGATAGGGCTCGAATTACTCGGGTACGGTCACGAAGCAGATATCGAACTTGTGCGCCGCATTCGTGATGCGATTGGACCAGATGTGGCACTTTTTGTGGATGCGAACTATGCGTACGATACTGCTACTGCCCGGACAGTTGGTCGAGCGCTTGAGGATATGAACATCGGCTTCTTCGAAGAACCGGTCCGTCCACAAAACGTCGATGGATACGTCCACTTACGGGATACACTCGAGATCCCGGTCGCAGGTGGTGAGTGCCACGGGCCGCGTGATTTTGAACGACTGTTAGAGAACAATGCTGTCGATATTGCCCAACCGGATTTGTGTAACGTCGGCGGCATCACTGCGGCCAATCGGGTCGCACACGCCGCAGCTGCAGCACACGTTCAAGTAATTCCACACGTTTGGGGAACCCCTGTAGCGCTAGCTGCAAGTCTGCAACTCATCGCAACGCTCCCAGGAGACCCGTGGATCGAGTTTGATACCTCGTCCAATCCCCTACGTGACAGCCTCAGCCCAGACCCGATTTGTGCGACGGATGGAACAGTGCAGGTTCCTACTGGACCGGGTCTCGGTATCAATCTTGATTCTACTGCAGTCGATCAATATCGTGTAAGCGACTAA
- a CDS encoding mandelate racemase family protein produces the protein MGPTITRIESQEFRYPLEDVGSDEHGFNLVYEPGETTWRKLFAIKIHTDEGVTGEYVGGNSPGAAQINMFADYLVGKNPLEREKHWSEIKRALRKYDRMGIGPIDIALWDLAGKYYDAPIHELLGTYRTKIPAYASTYHGDENGGLDTPEAFADFGEECLERGFPGFKIHGWGGGDESRDIEREIDSIHAVGERVGDEMDLMFDPACEYETFAEALKVGRALDEQNFLWYEDPYRDGGISQSGHRKLRERLETPLLQTEHIRGLEAHADFVIGDGTDFVRADPEYDAGITGAMKIAHMTEAFGLDVEFHAPGPAQRHCIAATRNTNYYELALVHPDCANTQPPVYKGEYSDMIDAIDDDGRVDVPDGPGLGVEYDWEYIEEMQTGSIHVYE, from the coding sequence ATGGGTCCGACGATCACCCGTATAGAGAGTCAGGAGTTCCGCTATCCGCTCGAAGACGTTGGGAGCGACGAGCACGGATTTAATCTCGTCTACGAGCCAGGAGAGACGACGTGGCGAAAACTGTTCGCGATCAAGATCCACACCGACGAGGGGGTGACGGGCGAGTACGTCGGCGGCAACTCGCCGGGCGCCGCCCAGATCAACATGTTCGCCGATTACCTCGTCGGCAAGAACCCGCTCGAGCGCGAGAAACACTGGAGCGAGATCAAGCGCGCCCTTCGCAAGTACGACCGGATGGGCATCGGCCCGATCGACATCGCACTCTGGGATCTCGCCGGCAAGTACTACGATGCGCCCATTCACGAGTTGCTCGGCACGTACCGAACGAAGATCCCTGCATATGCCTCAACCTATCACGGCGACGAAAACGGCGGCCTCGATACGCCGGAAGCCTTCGCCGACTTCGGTGAGGAGTGTCTCGAGCGGGGCTTCCCCGGCTTCAAGATTCACGGCTGGGGCGGCGGCGATGAGAGCCGGGATATCGAGCGGGAAATCGACTCCATTCACGCCGTTGGCGAGCGAGTCGGAGACGAAATGGACCTCATGTTCGATCCGGCTTGCGAGTACGAAACGTTCGCCGAGGCACTCAAGGTCGGCCGGGCACTCGACGAGCAGAACTTCCTCTGGTACGAGGATCCGTACCGCGACGGAGGCATTTCACAGAGCGGCCATCGAAAGCTCAGAGAGAGATTAGAGACGCCGCTGCTGCAAACGGAACACATCCGCGGCTTGGAGGCACACGCAGATTTCGTCATCGGCGACGGAACGGACTTCGTTCGGGCCGATCCTGAGTACGATGCGGGCATCACGGGCGCGATGAAGATCGCGCACATGACGGAAGCGTTCGGACTCGACGTCGAGTTCCACGCGCCCGGTCCGGCACAGCGTCACTGTATCGCTGCGACGCGAAACACGAACTACTACGAACTGGCACTCGTTCATCCCGACTGTGCGAACACGCAACCACCAGTCTACAAGGGAGAGTACTCGGACATGATCGACGCGATCGACGACGATGGTCGCGTTGACGTGCCTGACGGCCCTGGACTGGGGGTTGAGTACGATTGGGAGTACATCGAAGAGATGCAGACTGGTTCGATCCACGTTTACGAATAA
- the dctP gene encoding TRAP transporter substrate-binding protein DctP yields the protein MKIVVLLVSMEHEKSVNGGQKGTGNINKKRRRLLQATGATAAMGSIAGCTDMIFPDEGSSEAGGDVDNLDDLPEIEATLAHSGPEDTGMHQHRAATTFKNYIEERTDGQFTIDIVPGGGLGGLVEVTEQNIEGAVELVGSTAEGHLAPFYPNINVYASPFAFATGNIEQDVITANYVFDKEFGQRLWEDFRDHTGLRMLTWYDNGGFRNFGVAGTEIRDASDMEGLNIRTMEIEAHMELVRQLGASPEPMAWEELYEGIDQGVVDGQENSIPTVISGNLQEVIDWIVTDGHCFTMNFIHCNDEWFQDLPAEYQGLVIQAGQMASADARKVNQLQRAWGTNIVEAEGVEVYEPDEEEIATFREATQEPVNEVIRDEMDDPDMLDDMMDAIDRAREELGFDDHAP from the coding sequence ATGAAGATAGTTGTACTGCTTGTGAGCATGGAACACGAGAAGTCCGTTAACGGGGGACAGAAGGGTACTGGTAATATAAATAAAAAGCGACGGCGGCTTTTACAAGCGACAGGGGCTACAGCGGCAATGGGCTCAATTGCCGGCTGTACCGATATGATCTTCCCTGACGAGGGTAGTAGCGAGGCAGGTGGTGACGTTGATAACCTTGACGACTTGCCCGAAATCGAAGCAACTCTCGCACATTCCGGGCCGGAAGATACGGGGATGCACCAGCACCGGGCAGCAACGACGTTCAAGAATTACATCGAGGAGCGTACTGACGGACAGTTCACGATCGATATCGTTCCTGGTGGCGGCCTCGGTGGTCTCGTGGAGGTGACTGAGCAGAATATCGAGGGTGCGGTTGAACTCGTCGGTTCGACTGCTGAAGGCCACCTTGCGCCGTTCTATCCAAACATCAACGTATACGCCTCCCCGTTCGCATTTGCAACTGGGAACATAGAGCAGGACGTTATCACTGCAAACTACGTCTTCGACAAAGAGTTCGGTCAGAGATTGTGGGAAGACTTCCGTGATCACACCGGACTCCGAATGCTCACCTGGTACGATAACGGTGGGTTCCGTAACTTCGGCGTTGCGGGTACTGAAATTCGGGATGCGAGTGATATGGAGGGACTGAACATCCGAACGATGGAGATCGAGGCCCACATGGAACTCGTCCGACAGCTTGGTGCCAGTCCGGAGCCGATGGCGTGGGAAGAGCTGTACGAAGGAATCGATCAGGGTGTCGTCGACGGGCAAGAGAACTCTATCCCGACGGTAATTAGCGGGAACCTTCAAGAAGTGATAGACTGGATCGTCACTGATGGACACTGCTTTACGATGAACTTTATCCACTGTAACGACGAGTGGTTCCAGGACCTTCCCGCCGAATACCAAGGTTTGGTGATCCAAGCTGGACAGATGGCATCGGCCGACGCTCGGAAAGTCAACCAACTTCAGCGAGCCTGGGGGACCAACATCGTGGAAGCGGAAGGCGTCGAGGTCTACGAACCTGACGAAGAGGAAATCGCGACGTTCCGTGAGGCGACGCAAGAACCAGTCAACGAAGTTATTCGTGACGAGATGGACGACCCGGACATGCTCGACGATATGATGGACGCGATCGACCGAGCACGCGAAGAACTCGGCTTCGACGACCACGCGCCCTAA
- a CDS encoding MFS transporter has protein sequence MNSNDRSIVGYVMAGHGLVHTYEMSIPILMTIWLLEFSVTSALLGLVVTVGYALFGVGALPGGILVDRYDSRLLIAGCLFGMGVSFLLLSLSPNIATITVALAIWGITASVYHPAGLALISNGVTETGSAFAYHGMAGNIGTAFGPLATALLLLTVEWRIAAALLAVPALVIAVAGVAIEFDEWAALERTDRTDGGEDSSAQIRSAAEFIGNTRQVFTVGFVLILVVITFDGLYYRGILTFLPELLGDFLIAFTGDIEHQFLDESSPVAEEFDLAQYVYVGLLTVGIGGQYVGGKLTDRFEPERGLVVVLIGLVGISLAFVPAANASLTTLLLITAALGFALFAMQPLIQATIAKYSPPGSRGLAFGYTYLAAFGIGAAGATIVGALLTYASIVVVFVVLGLFAAAGLTCSFVLLSRDRSVST, from the coding sequence GTGAACAGTAACGATCGGTCGATCGTCGGGTATGTCATGGCTGGCCACGGGCTAGTACACACGTACGAAATGTCGATTCCGATTCTGATGACGATTTGGCTACTCGAATTTTCGGTAACATCAGCACTACTCGGGCTGGTCGTCACCGTCGGGTATGCACTCTTCGGCGTTGGGGCCCTTCCTGGTGGTATCCTTGTCGATCGATACGACTCTCGGCTGTTGATCGCCGGCTGTCTGTTCGGAATGGGCGTATCGTTTCTGCTTCTCAGTCTCTCACCAAACATCGCTACGATCACGGTTGCGCTCGCAATCTGGGGGATCACTGCCAGCGTCTATCACCCGGCAGGGCTCGCCCTGATCAGTAACGGTGTCACCGAGACCGGATCAGCATTCGCATATCACGGAATGGCAGGGAATATTGGAACCGCGTTCGGTCCGCTCGCAACTGCGCTTCTATTGCTAACCGTCGAGTGGCGAATAGCCGCTGCATTGCTCGCGGTCCCAGCACTGGTCATCGCTGTTGCGGGAGTAGCAATCGAGTTCGACGAATGGGCGGCTTTAGAGCGAACCGACCGGACTGACGGAGGGGAAGATTCGTCTGCACAGATTCGATCAGCAGCGGAATTCATCGGGAACACGCGCCAAGTGTTCACAGTCGGTTTCGTGTTAATTCTCGTCGTGATCACGTTCGACGGCCTCTACTATCGGGGTATACTAACGTTCCTTCCGGAGTTGCTCGGCGATTTCCTCATCGCGTTTACCGGTGATATCGAGCATCAATTCCTTGATGAAAGCAGTCCGGTGGCAGAGGAGTTCGACCTCGCGCAGTACGTGTACGTCGGTCTGCTCACCGTGGGAATCGGCGGACAGTATGTCGGTGGAAAGCTGACCGATCGATTCGAGCCCGAAAGGGGGCTAGTAGTCGTACTGATCGGACTCGTAGGGATCAGTCTGGCGTTCGTCCCTGCGGCCAATGCGAGCCTCACGACGCTCTTGCTCATCACTGCGGCTCTCGGATTTGCGCTATTTGCGATGCAGCCGCTAATTCAAGCAACGATCGCTAAATACTCACCACCGGGATCTCGCGGACTGGCGTTCGGCTACACCTACCTCGCTGCGTTCGGGATCGGTGCCGCCGGTGCAACGATCGTCGGGGCACTCCTCACGTACGCATCGATCGTCGTCGTCTTCGTTGTTCTCGGACTGTTTGCCGCCGCCGGATTAACGTGTTCGTTCGTTCTCCTCTCCCGCGATCGGTCGGTCTCTACGTAG
- a CDS encoding Gfo/Idh/MocA family protein, with product MTYRAGIIGTGGIAGMGILGMHEEDKIGQSKIRASHAGGFEAQDEIELVAVADVDEEKLERFGTAWDIPAERQYVGHESMLAAEDLDIVSVCTPSYLHHEHVIDAARSDAEPDLIWCEKPIASQVSAAEEMASLCAETDTELLINHSFRFTDKQRKLRQLIQEEDILGEIQSVSTQFRMELLRNSTHLLDTLVYLLDSRAETVSGYITGENEAVDSLDAAQTVDDAGGGGFVVMDDGTFVTVDCTIPREHSSMAISIIGSNGKLYLNNDDGEWRYWRLTDDGEHVEESLPGIEGAWTWEDDYKRAFSNAASHIVDVLDGRAENASPGEEATQSLEIIIAFYLSHHTNGQVDVPLARPLRDVRVTSW from the coding sequence ATGACTTACCGCGCAGGAATCATCGGTACGGGAGGTATCGCTGGAATGGGCATCCTCGGCATGCACGAGGAGGACAAAATCGGGCAGTCGAAAATTCGAGCGAGTCACGCCGGCGGATTCGAGGCTCAGGACGAGATCGAACTCGTCGCAGTCGCAGACGTTGACGAAGAGAAACTCGAACGGTTCGGGACGGCGTGGGACATTCCCGCCGAGCGTCAGTACGTCGGCCACGAGTCGATGCTCGCGGCCGAAGATCTGGATATTGTATCGGTGTGTACACCATCCTATCTCCACCACGAGCACGTCATTGACGCGGCACGGTCGGATGCAGAACCCGACCTCATCTGGTGCGAGAAGCCAATTGCTTCGCAGGTCAGCGCCGCAGAGGAGATGGCGTCCCTCTGTGCGGAGACCGATACCGAGCTGTTGATCAACCACTCGTTCCGATTCACCGACAAGCAACGGAAACTCAGGCAACTCATTCAGGAGGAGGACATCCTCGGCGAGATTCAGTCAGTTAGCACGCAGTTCCGGATGGAACTTCTGCGGAACTCGACGCACCTGCTCGATACGCTGGTGTATCTTCTTGATTCGCGGGCCGAAACCGTTTCAGGCTACATCACCGGTGAAAACGAGGCCGTCGACAGTCTCGACGCAGCCCAGACGGTCGATGATGCTGGCGGAGGTGGGTTCGTCGTGATGGACGACGGGACGTTCGTCACCGTCGACTGTACGATTCCGCGTGAGCACTCGTCGATGGCGATCTCGATCATCGGATCGAACGGCAAACTCTATCTGAACAACGACGATGGTGAGTGGCGGTACTGGCGACTCACTGATGACGGAGAGCATGTCGAAGAGAGTCTCCCCGGGATCGAAGGCGCCTGGACCTGGGAAGACGACTACAAGCGGGCGTTTAGTAACGCCGCTTCCCACATCGTCGACGTACTGGACGGACGTGCCGAGAACGCTTCGCCCGGCGAAGAGGCAACCCAGAGTCTCGAGATCATCATCGCCTTCTACCTCTCGCACCATACGAACGGACAGGTCGACGTGCCGCTCGCGAGGCCGCTTCGTGACGTGCGCGTCACGTCTTGGTGA
- a CDS encoding TRAP transporter small permease, producing MTEDTATEMRPSEADSTIERVIQLYFTATDKLASFIWAICVITGAILVLVITAQVITRYILGFVPAWGSELSRYMMIWITLLLAGVLIKDDKHLQVEFVFQRLPLTVRRIIRSIELLIVFWVGLFFFFQGWYYAATSGFRSTAPAMGFDMFWTYIVFPISGVIIMIFSTRKLIEINYYPDTLDRDYNARFQAYEEDQKTKSEEVERARIDGGDD from the coding sequence ATGACCGAGGATACAGCGACCGAAATGCGACCGAGTGAGGCGGATAGTACTATCGAACGGGTGATACAGCTTTACTTCACCGCAACCGATAAGCTCGCGTCCTTCATCTGGGCGATTTGTGTCATTACGGGAGCGATTCTCGTTCTCGTAATCACGGCACAGGTTATTACCAGGTATATCCTTGGATTTGTGCCGGCTTGGGGTAGCGAACTCAGCCGTTACATGATGATCTGGATTACGCTATTACTCGCCGGTGTTCTGATCAAGGATGACAAGCACCTACAGGTCGAATTCGTCTTCCAGCGTCTGCCCCTTACTGTCCGTCGTATCATCAGGTCGATTGAACTACTCATCGTTTTCTGGGTCGGCCTGTTTTTCTTTTTCCAGGGATGGTATTACGCGGCCACGAGCGGCTTCCGCTCCACGGCTCCAGCTATGGGCTTTGATATGTTTTGGACGTACATCGTCTTCCCTATCTCGGGAGTCATTATTATGATCTTCTCTACACGAAAACTAATTGAGATAAACTACTATCCCGATACGCTTGATCGGGATTACAATGCCCGATTCCAGGCATACGAAGAGGATCAGAAAACAAAATCGGAAGAAGTTGAGCGTGCGAGAATCGATGGAGGTGATGACTGA
- a CDS encoding TRAP transporter large permease produces MNTMLILALAVLLIILIFARMEIAFGIGIIGLLWLSFADQSMTIGVSRVYNGMDSFVLLAIPFFLFAGELMNEAKITPRLVKFANVTIGRVRGGLAQANVFASLFFAGITGAAVADVAALGRIFVPAMAEEGYDRDFSAAVTASSSLVGPIIPPSIIIVIYGGVTQTSVGGLFAAAIIPGVLLGLALMILVGILSWKNDYPKYEEDIDTSEYPRLVLDSVLALTMPIIILGGIMAGIMTPTEAAAVACAYGILLGLLIFRTLDAHGIYRALHDSLLRAAQLYLIIGFAMILSWLLAREGVPRMLADTIAGSGVGIIGFMVIVLLVLLFIGTWLEIGAATIILAPTLHDMATQIGIHEFQFGIMFIVALCFGLITPPVGICLFAASSVSSTPVWPIAKRIVPFFVVDLIVIMFVIYFPELTLWLPRQFGFI; encoded by the coding sequence ATGAATACGATGCTGATCCTCGCACTCGCTGTCCTTCTGATAATTCTTATCTTCGCCCGAATGGAGATCGCGTTCGGGATCGGAATCATCGGCTTATTGTGGCTGTCGTTCGCTGATCAGTCGATGACGATCGGCGTCTCACGCGTCTACAATGGTATGGATTCGTTCGTCCTGCTGGCAATTCCGTTTTTCCTGTTCGCCGGGGAGTTGATGAACGAGGCAAAGATCACACCGCGGCTTGTCAAGTTTGCTAACGTTACGATCGGACGGGTTCGCGGCGGACTTGCTCAGGCGAACGTCTTCGCGAGTCTGTTCTTCGCCGGGATTACGGGTGCAGCAGTCGCCGACGTAGCGGCACTCGGCCGAATCTTTGTGCCCGCGATGGCCGAAGAAGGGTATGATCGTGATTTCAGCGCTGCAGTAACCGCTTCCTCGTCGCTCGTTGGACCGATCATCCCGCCGAGCATTATTATCGTTATTTACGGAGGCGTCACTCAGACATCCGTCGGAGGATTGTTCGCCGCGGCCATTATTCCCGGTGTTCTACTCGGTCTTGCACTGATGATACTGGTTGGTATCCTATCTTGGAAGAACGATTATCCAAAATACGAGGAAGACATCGATACGAGTGAGTATCCACGACTCGTACTCGACTCGGTGCTCGCGCTGACTATGCCGATAATCATCCTGGGTGGAATCATGGCAGGGATCATGACGCCTACCGAAGCGGCCGCGGTCGCGTGCGCGTACGGAATCCTCCTTGGACTGCTCATCTTCCGGACTCTCGACGCTCATGGAATCTACCGCGCGCTCCACGATTCGCTGCTGCGTGCTGCTCAACTGTATCTTATCATCGGGTTCGCGATGATTTTGTCATGGTTACTCGCTCGGGAGGGCGTCCCACGAATGCTTGCTGATACAATCGCCGGAAGCGGCGTCGGTATCATTGGATTCATGGTAATCGTCCTCCTCGTACTATTGTTCATCGGGACCTGGCTCGAGATCGGCGCGGCTACTATCATCCTTGCACCGACGCTTCACGATATGGCGACCCAGATTGGAATTCACGAGTTCCAGTTCGGAATCATGTTTATCGTTGCGCTGTGTTTCGGGCTCATCACACCTCCTGTCGGTATCTGCCTCTTCGCGGCCTCGAGTGTGTCAAGCACGCCAGTCTGGCCGATCGCAAAGCGGATTGTTCCGTTCTTCGTCGTCGATCTAATCGTTATCATGTTTGTCATCTACTTCCCGGAACTCACCCTTTGGTTGCCGCGACAGTTTGGGTTCATCTGA